From one Lolium rigidum isolate FL_2022 chromosome 4, APGP_CSIRO_Lrig_0.1, whole genome shotgun sequence genomic stretch:
- the LOC124707825 gene encoding methyl-CpG-binding domain-containing protein 1-like gives MSSPAPAPVPASPGSSSQRKRGSTESVGMYAVQCCECYKWRTVPTKDEFETLRANFTDDPWFCSKRPDCSCEDPADVEYDSSRIWVIDKPNIPKPPPKTERLAIMRGDLTKMDIYYVLPNGKRARTLGDVQKFVDTNPEYKDSLSAESFSFTVPKIVDETVSHSSARKTKKAKKEDKTIASSSKN, from the exons ATGTCctcaccggcaccggcaccggttCCGGCCTCGCCGGGGTCCTCCTCTCAG AGAAAACGAGGTTCAACAGAATCTGTTGGCATGTATGCAGTCCAGTGTTGTGAGTGTTATAAATGGCGTACTGTTCCAACGAAAGATGAATTTGAGACACTTCGGGCGAACTTCACTGATGACCCATGGTTCTGCAGCAAACGACCTGACTGCTCATGTGAAGACCCTGCAGATGTTGAGTATGACAGCAGCCGCATCTGGGTCATCGACAAGCCCAACATACCAAAGCCTCCACCCAAGACTGAGAGACTAGCGATTATGAGAGGTGATCTCACTAAAATGGATATCTACTATGTCCTGCCAAATGGGAAGCGTGCAAGGACCTTAGGGGATGTGCAGAAGTTCGTCGATACAAATCCAGAGTACAAAGACAGCTTATCAGCTGAAAGCTTCAGTTTTAcagtacccaagattgttgacgaGACTGTTTCACATAGCTCTGCGCGGAAGACTAAAAAGGCTAAAAAAGAGGACAAGACAATTGCTTCAAGCAGCAAGAACTAA